A region from the Geobacillus vulcani PSS1 genome encodes:
- the malA gene encoding maltose permease, with translation MEAVFKRGAAARKPVFQLFYFLIFFAFGALFPLLSVYLQEEARLPGAAIGWIMSLPPIVTMAAQPLWGMATDYTRKPIGLLMGALVLAALFGFMYSLAGSYRLFAALTVLLSAMQSAIVPLSDSLALRHVHEQGGTYGAIRLWGSIGFAAAVLVVGWLSDHVAFAVIFYAFSMALLAASVLAARLPRYSMAASGALTRRDVRGLLSDRPFQLLLVATFLLFGPILANNSYFGLLIHELGGTLTGIGLAFLFAAGSEAPFMKAADWLIGRFGMVRLLLLAALISAVRWLSYAVDPPLWFVYVTAVVQGCSVGLAIPTALQYARRLAPERVQATAVALYSAVGNGLGAWFCTLAGGYLLERWQIGAVYLFFGICTIVGVLVLLLLAKRERTAGEEK, from the coding sequence ATGGAAGCGGTGTTCAAACGGGGGGCGGCGGCACGAAAACCGGTGTTTCAGCTCTTTTATTTTCTCATCTTTTTTGCTTTTGGCGCCTTGTTTCCGCTTTTGTCCGTCTATTTGCAGGAAGAGGCGCGCCTCCCGGGGGCGGCGATCGGCTGGATCATGTCGCTTCCCCCGATCGTGACGATGGCAGCCCAGCCGCTTTGGGGGATGGCGACCGATTACACGCGCAAACCGATCGGCCTTTTGATGGGGGCGTTGGTGTTGGCGGCGCTGTTTGGATTCATGTATTCGCTCGCCGGCAGCTACCGGTTGTTTGCTGCGCTCACTGTGCTGCTGTCGGCGATGCAAAGCGCCATCGTTCCGCTTTCTGACAGCCTCGCTCTTCGCCATGTGCACGAACAGGGCGGAACCTACGGGGCGATTCGGCTTTGGGGATCGATCGGGTTTGCCGCGGCGGTGCTGGTTGTCGGATGGCTGTCCGATCATGTCGCGTTTGCGGTCATTTTTTACGCTTTTTCGATGGCGCTGCTGGCCGCGTCGGTTTTGGCCGCCCGCCTGCCGCGCTATTCGATGGCGGCGTCGGGGGCGTTGACCCGGCGGGATGTGCGCGGGCTGCTGTCCGACCGTCCGTTTCAGCTCCTGCTTGTCGCAACATTTTTGCTGTTTGGCCCGATTTTGGCCAACAACTCGTATTTCGGACTGCTCATTCATGAGCTGGGCGGGACGCTGACCGGCATCGGCCTCGCCTTTTTGTTTGCCGCCGGCAGCGAGGCGCCGTTTATGAAAGCGGCGGATTGGCTCATCGGCCGCTTCGGCATGGTGCGGCTTCTTCTATTGGCGGCGCTCATCTCGGCGGTCCGCTGGTTGTCGTATGCGGTCGACCCGCCGCTTTGGTTTGTGTATGTAACGGCGGTCGTCCAAGGCTGCTCCGTCGGTCTAGCGATTCCGACGGCGCTTCAATATGCGCGCCGCTTGGCTCCGGAGCGGGTGCAGGCGACGGCCGTGGCGTTATACTCAGCGGTCGGCAACGGCCTTGGCGCGTGGTTTTGCACGCTGGCGGGCGGATATTTGCTTGAGCGTTGGCAGATCGGCGCTGTCTACTTGTTTTTTGGCATCTGCACGATCGTGGGTGTGCTCGTGCTCCTTTTGCTCGCAAAACGAGAACGAACGGCAGGTGAAGAGAAGTGA
- the thpR gene encoding RNA 2',3'-cyclic phosphodiesterase, producing MKRSHYFIAVPLTSEAKQAIARFSGDAALSLPFRTWVHEEDYHITLAFLGDVPPGKMAPLCEAMAAVAAKSAPFSLVLAGLGTFGERTAPRVFWQGVETEEALNGLRGDVYEACTKLGFALDRRPFAPHITIARKWQGAEPFRPDMLRSLSAARAVFSVPEIVLYRTNMERTPKYEAIAVFPLLGAPMNDRK from the coding sequence GTGAAACGAAGCCATTATTTTATCGCTGTTCCGCTGACGTCTGAAGCGAAACAAGCCATTGCCCGATTTTCGGGGGATGCGGCGTTGTCGCTGCCGTTTCGCACATGGGTGCATGAAGAGGACTATCATATCACCCTCGCGTTTTTAGGCGATGTGCCGCCGGGGAAAATGGCGCCGCTGTGCGAAGCGATGGCCGCCGTCGCCGCCAAAAGCGCCCCGTTTTCCCTTGTGCTTGCCGGGCTTGGGACGTTCGGGGAGCGGACGGCGCCTCGCGTTTTTTGGCAAGGAGTCGAAACGGAAGAAGCGTTGAATGGATTGCGGGGCGACGTGTATGAAGCGTGCACAAAGCTCGGGTTTGCCTTGGACCGTCGTCCGTTTGCCCCACATATTACGATCGCTCGCAAATGGCAGGGAGCCGAACCGTTTCGCCCGGATATGCTTCGTTCGCTTTCGGCTGCTAGGGCGGTGTTTTCGGTGCCGGAGATCGTGCTGTATCGGACGAATATGGAACGGACGCCGAAGTACGAAGCGATCGCCGTGTTCCCGTTGCTTGGCGCGCCGATGAATGACCGGAAATAG